caaattttcaaatttatagaaTATTATTCCAGCCAATGATTCATTTCTTgaatgataaatttaaaaagtttcatACACAAGAAAGGAATTTATGTGTATGTTATTATTTGTCCATGCCAGGTATTTATGGTGACTTATTCATTGGATGAATTACTAACAGCTGCTAGCTCAAAGTTTGAAATAACTGCCAAAAGAATATATACCCCTCAAGGTGGAGAAATTGATGATATTAAGTTAATCCGGTAAACTAACTAACTTAATGATGAACATTAGATATTCAGTGGTGGTCATGTTCATTtctatttattcaaatattgctgcaaatttttagaaaatgaatattaatttcatgATACTGGTAGTCTATATAGTTTTGATTAAGAATAAATTCCTTACAGGGACCATGATGTTTTATATGTTTCAAGCGGAGAAGATTTTATTCCAAAGGATAAAATTAGTACTCAGATtcggttgaataaaaattcagaaTGGATTACACTGAATGTTGGTGGAAAGTATTTTACAACAACTAGAGACACATTAACGAAAAAGGAACCAATGAGTATGCTAGCCAGGTAAGCAAATTCCTTGCTCAATTGATTAGTGAATTAGAAGCATTTAAATGTACATctataatattatgtaataatttattcataGAATGTTTACTGAAATTACAAACAGTGAACAGAGAATCTTACCCAGCAGGCAAGATGAAAATGGTGCATTTTTGATTGATAGAAGTCCTACATATTTTGAGCCATTATTAAACTATTTAAGACATGGACAGATCATACTTGATGCTAATGTTAATGCAGCAGGTAtagtttttaatatattttaaaatttgtgacttaaataatttaaacataataatttatttttatacagcatattcttttctttatttcatgctttgtttatttaaatatctgtttatctattttttctcatatttttcaattgttaCATTTCCCTTATTTCTCTTCTCTCCTTTTAAAGTATGCTAATATTTTTGATTCAATTATGTACACATTGTATATGTAATTAATGTTATTGTTGTGTTTTAGGAGTTCTGGAGGAAGCACGTTTTTATAGAATAGAAGGTGCTATTGATGAATTGACTACAATGATTGAAACAGAGGATCTTCCGAAAACTGGTTCAGTATCTTTAACTCGAAAAGATGTACTTAAAGCAATCATGTCAACACCTATAACTTCAGAACTAAGGTTTCAAGGTGTCGATTTTGTTGGTGCTGATTTATCAAAGTTAGATCTCAGGCACATTAATTTCAAggtgattaaaattattttgataTTAAGGTGGTTATTACGTCGTAGTTCATTGTGTATGTTTATTcaagaataaataaatgtatctttttgtaatataattttgtataattgtgCTATTTTTCAGTTCGCTATTATGCGCGACTGCAACTTGGCAGGTGCAAATTTATCAGAATGTTGTTTTGAACGTGCAGATTTATCTAATGCA
The sequence above is drawn from the Ptiloglossa arizonensis isolate GNS036 chromosome 1, iyPtiAriz1_principal, whole genome shotgun sequence genome and encodes:
- the LOC143155112 gene encoding LOW QUALITY PROTEIN: BTB/POZ domain-containing protein KCTD9-like (The sequence of the model RefSeq protein was modified relative to this genomic sequence to represent the inferred CDS: inserted 1 base in 1 codon): MKRVILFLNGTDVNGKVFMVTYSLDELLTAASSKFEITAKRIYTPQGGEIDDIKLIRDHDVLYVSSGEDFIPKDKISTQIRLNKNSEWITLNVGGKYFTTTRDTLTKKEPMSMLARMFTEITNSEQRILPSRQDENGAFLIDRSPTYFEPLLNYLRHGQIILDANVNAAGVLEEARFYRIEGAIDELTTMIETEDLPKTGSVSLTRKDVLKAIMSTPITSELRFQGVDFVGADLSKLDLRHINFKFAIMRDCNLAGANLSECCFERADLSNANLQGAQLGRVKMLRANLKAANLCSCNFEGANLEDSHMPNVNLKEAILRYANLSRCHLESATLVGADLEGCDLSECTLRGANLRNXNLKEAALQLMLTPLHMSQTIR